From the genome of Plectropomus leopardus isolate mb chromosome 9, YSFRI_Pleo_2.0, whole genome shotgun sequence:
tttttctcttatataacttaagatccagacattcaggagttTTAAcagggagccaaattatcctcacagaggtctctttctgaAACAAGCTAACtgggtgattaaaaccagtaaaaacactgaaaaaagagctttttatgttaaaaatctgtgtttttcaacactgttcaGCATGTCGCAGAGGTACTGATAACTGAAGTGGCTGacttgaaaacacaaatggccttatctagagccagtcTTTAGTTTGTTCATTCTGGGCTACCATAGAAACATGGTAGTCCAACATGATGGACACCGTGGACAAGGGACCAGGGCTATACAAAGAAGGACACACTCTCTGACCTCCATGTAAGCTATGGGGTATGACACGTGCAGTGTAACTGGAGCTGCGATGTTTGAGAGTTTAGATTACAGCAGACAGCGCTAGAAATAAAGGGATGACGTATGCTCAGGTGCTCTATGGGTGCGCTCCTTTTAGCCTCTTCGGGTGTGTTAAGCTATTTGGTGTGCTGGAATGGATGGGGGCCAAGTATATGATAGAGCATTTTTTACATAGAAAggagttgtttgtttgtctgtaatTAAGAAAGTTTAAAACATTGCAGTTTCCTCCATATGTCTATTTTTCATATGAAATTTTATATTCTGACCAAAGGCTAACTGTGGAGTGGACGCCTCAGTGAAACGAATCAAACACCCCCATCTTCTATGATAGTGTGCCAGCTATTGAACCTATCAGCAAGTGCAGAGGAGATTTTACTGCGCGTGTGTTGGACCCCAATGATATGACACAATATGACGCTGTGACCTCTCCTCTTTTTAACATCCTTGCGAGggacaaaatgtaaacagcttattctaagCTAACAAAAACATAGCagtaattttcaggtgattatacacttatCAAAAGCTGATTATtctatattcaatttctgccgaTAAATCCTGAACACTAAACCTTTAATATACAAGGTCAATATAGAAGAATGACCCATGACGATGTATCTCCTTTCTCAGagattgaataaataaacatactattaacagtgttattattttctgtatttttttgtggtattaGTATTTTTAGAAGTCATTTTCATCATGTGTTATTTCTGTCCATATAGAGATGACGTCACTGTGCAGGAACCCGGCtctgcttctcctttttctgagtgcctcccctctcctccactcCTGCCTTCTTCACTCACGCTGCCTCCGCTTCTCCTCCTGTCACTCGTTTCCGTATCATATACATGACTGCCCCAGGCTCAGATGACTATGATGAAGAGGACGATGACATCTTTGGAAAACCCAGCCCTCCTCCTAAAGTGGTAGTATCGGGGAGGAAAACCACCCTCTATCAAGCGCCGCAGCTCTGCAAAATCGACCCCTGCATGGAGAATCAGGAGCCCTGTGAACAGCTTTCAGAAAGGACCAGGTGCCTCTGTCCTGGGGTCAGCGGGGCTGATAAGCCTCCTCATGCACCCCGCATCCAAGGGCTGCTGCCAGTCAGTGAGGGGTTGACAGAGGGAAGATAGAGATCAAGTGGTGTGCTCCATCTTCTGTGGTGTCTGAGTACAGAGTGGTGATAGATGGGAGTGAAGTCCTGAAATTTAGGGGCATTTCACGACAAGGTTTGCTCAAACCTTTGGAGGCTGGAACTAAGGTGTGTGTGGAGGCGGTGAACAATGCGGGACAAAGCACCCCCTCAGATTTTCTCCTGCAAGCGGTATGAGCCCCCTGAATCTTCTGACCATAAAACTGCTGGCTGGGGTTATAGGAGGAGGAGTCgccctccttcttcttctcatCCTAGGAGGTATGATCATCTGGATGCATCAGATGCgtaaaaaggcaaagaaagacTCCACTAATGGACTAGGGAACCCTTCTTACAGTACAGAGGGGGACTCTGTGATCCAGATCAGCACACACAATCCATCCTGGTCACACTAAGCGGGCCCCTGTGGACAGGGGACATAGCAACGGTGCAATCatgaacaaaagacaaacagttCTAGGCTGATGTTGTAACTGATTATAAAACTAAGAAGCTCTTTAATGTGTCCTGTTTCGAGGAAGATGTAAATATATTGGGAGAGAGAGGATATGTGCTCATGGAGAAACACTAACTCATTCTGTTATTTTGTGATAGAACTACAGGTTTATTTGCTGGCAAATTGACCTTTTTAGGTTTATTGTagtgggttgttttttgtctttattgtggCTGCATTTAATTGTAAGTATTAATTCTTAGGATATAAATACTGATTTTTGTAAGAactaaaacttattttaataaaaactttcTAAAAGGTCTTGGTtgaatttttgcttttatgttaaAGGTTTTGCAAAGGCCTATATGTTGTAACATTCAGCAAGGAGAAGAGCTGCTTTAATGTGCCTTGCATCAAGTCTCTGAGGTCAGGAGGTCGTCATTAATCAGAAAATTGGAAGTTCGGTCCCCGGCTCATGTTGAAGTGTCCTTGGGacagatactgaaccccaaatttctTCATCAGCGTGTGAGAGCATTTAAGCTGAATAGTCGGTGGCACCTTAAAtggtagcctctgccaccacTGTGTGACTGGCTGtgtgtgacatgtagtgttaaagcgctttgacTGGTCATAAGATGAGAAAGGCGCAATACAAATTTAGGTCCATTTACCAAACTTTACCGGTGGTACAGTTAAACAGGTGgcccaaaaaaatgtcccacgCTGATTTTGGTTGAGATCTGTCAACTGTAGAGGCATAGTATATGTCTCATAATCATATGTCATAATATTATGATCAgaattttaaacttatttaacCATTCATGGCCCCCTGTATGCTATATGGAAACATCAGCAttctcttttttcatatttgaacTCTCTATGTGTCTGTATGCAGTGATGGAAAGTATTTAAGTGGTTTATCTTTAATTCTTTACGTTACACTATACTTCTCTTCTACATTTCAGGGGAAgtattgcacttttttattgctgtaaaacaaaatataaatttatagAATATAAGGCATTTTCATATTATTAAACTATCAGATAGCATTGTTCAAATTAGCTCTAACTCGACCAACTACATTCAATAATATGACAAATACAACTCTTAAAAGGCCATTTTGCGCATTGAGTATTTTAATGATACTTTTAGTATATTTTGCTGTTAATGCTTTTAGTTAAAATTCAAATGCAGGAGTTTGAACCGTAaccaaatatttttacaattttacaacTATCCTTGTCTTCATCTGAATCCTCTTCCATTGTCtgaaccatagactgtatatgaagtttatatactttatatacaatctatgGTCTGAACTCATGTAACTACAGcctcaacttttattttgaaagtttttgtaaaaacactgcTTGTAGGGCGTGGATCTTATTGGCTCATGACTGAAGAACTTCAAGCTAAGTCCCGCCTTCCCTCGGCGTCTAAGCCAATGAATTGTCGCTAAACAATGTATGAGGAAGAGAGTGTATCTTgtacatggatgtattataaggaacgTAATCAACGTCTGAATTTACCATTCATAAAAGCAGGATGGCGAGCCAGGGTGAgtcattttctacttttctcAGAGAAACAGCCACAATTTAACCACCCCCAGCCTTCCTGAACATTACGCACGACTTGACACATCCCTAATGTCGAGTATTTTGCTCTAAATAGTTAGCTAATACTTGTTTATCTAGCTAATAACTATCGCATGCAAAGCGGCATTAATAGTAGCATTATAAAGGGTTAACGCTGACGCTGGCTCCGTAGTTGCAACTTAATGCGACCTCACGAACAGatttttcaaaccaaaaaaaatgttacacttaaaaa
Proteins encoded in this window:
- the LOC121948180 gene encoding LOW QUALITY PROTEIN: LRRN4 C-terminal-like protein (The sequence of the model RefSeq protein was modified relative to this genomic sequence to represent the inferred CDS: deleted 4 bases in 3 codons); the protein is MTAPGSDDYDEEDDDIFGKPSPPPKVVVSGRKTTLYQAPQLCKIDPCMENQEPCEQLSERTRCLCPGVSGADKPPHAPRIQGLLPVSGVDRGKIEIKWCAPSSVVSEYRVVIDGSEVLKFRGISRQGLLKPLEAGTKVCVEAVNNAGQSTPSDFSCKRYEPPESSDIKLLAGVIGGGVALLLLLILGGMIIWMHQMRKKAKKDSTNGLGNPSYSTEGDSVIQISTHNPSWSH